Proteins encoded together in one Candidatus Brocadiaceae bacterium window:
- a CDS encoding methyltransferase: MNSRERVLAALCHREPDRLPLDIGGTESSGLTGIAYSRLRRHLGVGAATRLFDPMGQVALVEPDVMEVLGVDCVALHFEPRAWKPSRLGDGTPCEVPEGWNETLLPDGSREVRTGDGRLAARMPAGGLYYEVGDPPLASLADVGVLDPQTPCIRDFDLPWFSDECWVERRERARALHETGRAVVGNLLCHFLAGGQILRGYEQFMCDLLHEKALAHALLDALCQAYVERAEMYLAVLGHWVDVILVNDDLGTQSGPMLSPALYREMIKPYQKRLFGFLRESFDGALLMHSCGAIAEFIPDLIECGVHAINPVQTSAAGMEPRRLKREFGRDIAFWGGGCDTQRVLNRGTPEDVRREVRRNCEALAPGGGFVFTQVHNIQPDVPPENILAMVEAVREVQR, encoded by the coding sequence ATGAATTCACGCGAGCGCGTGCTGGCCGCGCTTTGCCATCGCGAGCCGGACCGCCTGCCGCTGGACATCGGGGGCACCGAGTCCTCGGGGCTGACCGGCATCGCCTACAGTCGCCTGAGGCGGCACCTGGGAGTCGGGGCCGCCACGCGGCTGTTCGACCCGATGGGGCAGGTGGCCCTGGTCGAGCCGGACGTCATGGAGGTGCTGGGCGTCGACTGCGTGGCGCTGCACTTCGAGCCGCGCGCGTGGAAGCCGTCGCGGCTCGGCGACGGCACGCCCTGCGAGGTGCCCGAGGGATGGAACGAGACGCTCCTGCCGGACGGCTCGCGCGAGGTCCGGACCGGGGACGGCCGCCTGGCCGCCCGTATGCCGGCCGGGGGCCTCTACTACGAGGTCGGCGACCCGCCCCTGGCGAGCCTGGCCGACGTCGGCGTGCTGGACCCGCAGACGCCCTGCATCCGCGACTTCGACCTGCCCTGGTTCTCGGACGAGTGCTGGGTCGAACGGCGTGAGCGCGCCAGGGCGCTGCACGAGACGGGACGTGCCGTCGTGGGCAACCTGCTCTGCCACTTCCTGGCGGGCGGCCAGATCCTGCGCGGTTACGAGCAGTTCATGTGCGACCTGCTCCACGAGAAGGCCCTGGCGCACGCCCTGCTGGACGCCCTCTGCCAGGCCTACGTGGAACGCGCGGAGATGTACCTGGCCGTCCTGGGGCACTGGGTTGACGTGATCCTGGTCAATGACGACCTGGGCACGCAGAGCGGGCCGATGCTCTCGCCGGCCCTTTATCGCGAGATGATTAAGCCGTATCAGAAGCGGCTGTTCGGCTTCCTGCGCGAGAGTTTCGACGGTGCGCTGCTCATGCACTCCTGCGGCGCGATCGCGGAGTTCATCCCCGACCTGATCGAGTGCGGCGTGCACGCGATCAACCCGGTTCAGACGTCGGCGGCCGGCATGGAGCCGCGCCGCCTGAAGCGGGAGTTCGGCAGGGACATCGCCTTCTGGGGCGGCGGCTGCGACACGCAGCGCGTGCTCAACAGGGGCACGCCCGAGGACGTGCGCCGGGAGGTCCGGCGCAACTGCGAGGCCCTGGCGCCGGGAGGCGGTTTCGTGTTCACACAGGTGCACAACATCCAGCCGGACGTGCCGCCGGAGAACATCCTGGCGATGGTCGAGGCGGTGCGGGAGGTGCAGCGATGA